The genomic region ACGCTTTATTGACCGTTTTTCTAAATATTATACGCCCGCTGTTCTGGTTATTTCTATCCTAGTTTGGGTAATTAGTCGCGATGTGGAACTTGCAATCACAGTCCTTGTTCTCGGTTGTCCGGGTGCTTTAGTTATTGGGGTTCCTGTTTCTAACGTAGCTGGAATTGGTAATGGCGCACGAAATGGTGTTTTGCTAAAGGGGAGCGAAGTGATTCATGACTTCAGCCGTGTAGATACAGTGGTTTTCGATAAAACCGGAACACTGACAATCGGTAATCCCGAAGTAGCAGAAATAGCAAATTATTCGGATAATCAAAAAGCTGTATTTGGGTATTTAGCGAGTGTGGAACGTGAATCTGATCACCCTCTCGGAAAAGCAATTTTGGATTACATTGGTAATACAACTTATTCTCCTGTTGAAGAAACGCAAGTTGTTAAAGGTGGCGGTATTATTGCAAAAGTAAACGGTCATCGCATTGTAATCGGGAATGTTGCTTTGATGGAGCAAGAAAATATTATTCTCAACAAGGAAGCACAAAAAGACATTAAAGAGTTCGAAAAAAATGGGAACTCACTTGTTTTAACAGCTGTCGATGGTTCATTAGAGATTTTAATAGGTATCCGTGACCAAATTCGTCCAGGCGTTAAAAAAGATCTCCAAGCTTTAAAGAAATTAGGCGTAAAAAATCTTGTCGTTCTCTCTGGAGATAATCAGGGTACCGTTAATTTAGTAGCAAAAGAATTAGGATTAACAGAAGCTCATGGTCATATGCTCCCAGAAGATAAGTCCTCTTATATCGCAAAATTACAAAAAGAAGGCCAAATTGTTGCATTTGTTGGTGATGGTGTCAATGATAGCCCTTCTCTTGCACTGAGTGATATTGGAATTGCTATGGGTAGCGGAACGGACGTTGCAATCGAAACTTCAGATGTCGTATTGATGAATTCAGATTTTAGTCGTTTACCTCATGCCTTAGGTTTAACAAAAGCAACAGCCCGTAATATGAAACAAAATATTTTGATTGCTGTTGGTGTTGTGCTAATTTTGTTGTTCAGTGTCTTTTTCAGCGATTGGATGAATATGTCGATTGGTATGCTCGTCCATGAAGGAAGTATTCTCGTTGTTATTTTTAATGGTATGCGGTTATTAAAATATCAACTGCAAGGAGTTAAAAACTAACTAAATTTATAAAAACACACTTAATCCTTATAGGACTAGGTGTGTTTTTTCGATTAAACTAATAATAACCCATCGATGTCAATAATTTTTATTTTCTTATGGCTTAATTGCTTAATATAGCCCCGTTCTTCTAACTCATTAAATTTACGACTAATGGTTTCAGGCGTCGTCCCTAAGTAGGATGCCATATTTTTTTTAGTCATCGGAAGGGTTAATTCAAGTGATTCAGAATCTGCTTCATCTAAACTTTCAACTAAAAATAAAGCAATACGTGTGTCTACTTGTTCAGTTGAGAACCGTGTCGTTTGTTTTTCCGACTCTTCAAGTCGGTTAGAAAATT from Jeotgalibaca dankookensis harbors:
- a CDS encoding heavy metal translocating P-type ATPase; its protein translation is MQLYILSKKNQITIISGLLILFGFFSHFILNNLFLSEWSLIIASIFGVAPIAIQAFQALKVRVISIDILVTIAVIGAFLIQNYEESAIVTFLFLFGHFLEQRTLNQTRSAIKELTDMAPESALRQVSDGEFEEVEVDDVDEGDILLVKTGAKVPVDGTVLVGEGHINEASITGESVPTNKGVDSEVFAGTILENGTLQIRADRVGEDTTFGKIIELVEEAQDSKSEAERFIDRFSKYYTPAVLVISILVWVISRDVELAITVLVLGCPGALVIGVPVSNVAGIGNGARNGVLLKGSEVIHDFSRVDTVVFDKTGTLTIGNPEVAEIANYSDNQKAVFGYLASVERESDHPLGKAILDYIGNTTYSPVEETQVVKGGGIIAKVNGHRIVIGNVALMEQENIILNKEAQKDIKEFEKNGNSLVLTAVDGSLEILIGIRDQIRPGVKKDLQALKKLGVKNLVVLSGDNQGTVNLVAKELGLTEAHGHMLPEDKSSYIAKLQKEGQIVAFVGDGVNDSPSLALSDIGIAMGSGTDVAIETSDVVLMNSDFSRLPHALGLTKATARNMKQNILIAVGVVLILLFSVFFSDWMNMSIGMLVHEGSILVVIFNGMRLLKYQLQGVKN